A stretch of Nonomuraea africana DNA encodes these proteins:
- a CDS encoding phosphotransferase: MDLEAELARMAGAYGGTGAPVTHPTRSDVVVVRRGEVVVKAHSVRDDPELLRMRLKAANAPALTGLLLASLDPEVHTLDGRAVTVWPTGVPVARDDPDAAPWEEGARLLARLHAVPLTMLPPLPEAAGPARMARAVAAMPGDGAAQRVVRRAHAALPEPEPVPRLLTHGDWHLGQLVRRDDRWLMIDVDDLGTGDPAWDLARPAAWYAAGLLEPELWSRFLDSYLASGGPALDPGDPWARLDLPARALTVQLAAVAVAHAEAEKRELDDVEQSLVQSCGRIVGLNQG; encoded by the coding sequence GTGGATCTCGAGGCAGAGCTGGCGCGCATGGCGGGCGCGTACGGCGGGACCGGCGCGCCCGTCACCCATCCGACCAGAAGCGACGTGGTGGTCGTGCGCCGCGGCGAGGTGGTGGTGAAGGCGCACTCGGTCCGCGACGATCCCGAGTTGCTCCGGATGCGGTTGAAGGCCGCCAACGCGCCCGCGCTGACCGGGCTGCTGCTCGCCTCGCTCGACCCCGAGGTGCACACGCTAGACGGCAGGGCGGTGACCGTGTGGCCCACCGGGGTGCCGGTGGCCCGCGACGACCCCGACGCCGCGCCGTGGGAGGAGGGCGCGCGCCTGCTCGCGCGGCTGCACGCCGTACCTCTCACGATGTTGCCGCCGCTGCCGGAGGCCGCGGGGCCGGCGCGGATGGCGCGGGCGGTGGCCGCGATGCCGGGGGACGGCGCCGCCCAGCGGGTGGTACGGCGGGCGCACGCCGCCCTCCCCGAGCCCGAGCCGGTCCCCCGCCTGCTCACCCACGGCGACTGGCACCTCGGACAGCTGGTGCGAAGGGACGACAGGTGGCTCATGATCGACGTGGACGACCTGGGGACCGGCGACCCCGCGTGGGATCTGGCCAGACCCGCCGCCTGGTACGCCGCGGGACTGCTCGAACCCGAGCTCTGGAGCCGGTTCCTCGACTCCTACCTGGCCTCGGGCGGTCCCGCGCTCGATCCAGGCGACCCATGGGCGCGGCTCGACCTGCCCGCGAGGGCGCTGACCGTCCAGCTCGCCGCCGTGGCCGTCGCCCATGCCGAAGCCGAGAAGCGGGAACTGGACGATGTGGAGCAATCGTTGGTCCAGTCGTGCGGCAGGATTGTCGGCCTCAACCAAGGCTGA
- a CDS encoding zf-TFIIB domain-containing protein, translated as MAHARPRKIPPEGKEINLMQCPKCRGNMRTYERNGVHIEQCENCRGIFLDYGELETLTRMESQYHTPPAAPPPPHGAPAAPAWGAPAPHYGGGHYGHRRKKDSFLGMLFSS; from the coding sequence GTGGCGCACGCACGACCGAGGAAAATCCCGCCCGAGGGCAAGGAGATCAACCTGATGCAGTGCCCCAAGTGCCGCGGCAACATGCGGACTTACGAGCGCAACGGGGTCCACATCGAGCAGTGCGAGAACTGCCGAGGGATCTTCCTGGACTATGGCGAGCTGGAGACCCTGACTCGCATGGAGTCCCAGTACCACACCCCGCCCGCCGCGCCGCCTCCCCCGCACGGCGCCCCCGCGGCTCCCGCCTGGGGCGCGCCCGCTCCGCACTACGGTGGCGGGCACTACGGTCACCGGCGCAAGAAGGACAGCTTCCTCGGGATGCTGTTCTCCTCCTAG